A single genomic interval of Nocardia bhagyanarayanae harbors:
- a CDS encoding DUF2795 domain-containing protein has translation MGQVSPIQVQKYLAGIDYPCDRAGIVSAAEDNGADNEILQALKAIPDRTYNGPNAVSEAIS, from the coding sequence ATGGGTCAGGTGAGCCCCATCCAAGTGCAGAAGTATCTGGCCGGAATCGACTATCCGTGCGACCGCGCGGGCATCGTCTCCGCCGCCGAGGACAACGGCGCGGACAACGAGATTCTGCAGGCTTTGAAAGCCATCCCCGATCGGACCTACAACGGCCCGAACGCCGTCAGCGAAGCCATTTCCTGA